One Pseudomonas brassicacearum genomic region harbors:
- a CDS encoding sarcosine oxidase subunit gamma — MTAVNVYQQRPTTGAKAESSLHHADLASLVGKGRKNAGVTVREKKLLGHLTIRGDGHDPAFAAGVHKALGLELPGALAVIVKGETSLQWLGPDEWLLVVPSGEEFAAEKKLREALGDLHIQIVNVSGGQQILELSGPNVRDVLMKSTSYDVHPSNFPVGKAVGTVFAKSQLVIRHTAEDTWELVIRRSFSDYWWLWLQDAAAEYGLSVQA, encoded by the coding sequence ATGACCGCAGTCAACGTGTACCAACAACGCCCAACCACCGGGGCCAAGGCCGAGTCGTCGCTGCACCATGCCGACCTCGCCAGCCTGGTAGGCAAGGGCCGCAAGAACGCCGGTGTGACCGTGCGCGAGAAAAAACTCCTGGGCCATCTGACCATTCGTGGCGATGGCCACGACCCGGCGTTCGCCGCCGGCGTGCACAAGGCCCTGGGCCTGGAATTGCCGGGCGCCCTGGCCGTCATCGTCAAGGGTGAAACCAGCCTGCAATGGCTCGGCCCGGACGAGTGGCTGCTGGTGGTGCCAAGCGGTGAAGAGTTTGCCGCCGAGAAAAAATTGCGCGAAGCCTTGGGTGACCTGCATATCCAGATCGTCAACGTCAGCGGCGGCCAGCAGATCCTTGAGCTGTCCGGCCCGAACGTGCGCGACGTGCTGATGAAATCCACCAGCTACGATGTACATCCCAGCAACTTCCCGGTGGGCAAGGCCGTGGGCACTGTGTTTGCCAAGTCGCAACTGGTGATCCGCCACACCGCCGAAGACACCTGGGAACTGGTGATCCGCCGCAGCTTCTCCGATTACTGGTGGCTATGGTTGCAGGATGCCGCGGCTGAGTATGGGTTGAGCGTGCAGGCCTGA
- a CDS encoding sarcosine oxidase subunit alpha: MSQINRLSNGGRIDRNKVLSFTFNGQTYKGFEGDSLAAALLANGVDIIGRSFKYSRPRGIFAAGAEEPNAVLQIGATEATQIPNVRATQQALYQGLVATSTNGWPNVNNDMMGILGKVGGKLMPPGFYYKTFMYPQSFWMTYEKYIRKAAGLGRSPTENDPDTYDYMNRHCDVLIVGAGPAGLAAALAAARSGARVILADEQEEFGGSLLDSRESLDGKPATEWVASVVAELKSMPDVVLLPRATVNGYHDHNFLTIHERLTDHLGDRAPIGQVRQRINRVRAKRVVLATGACERPLVYGNNDVPGNMLAGAVSTYVRRYGVAPGKKLVLSTNNDHAYRVALDWIDASLQVVAIADARTNPRGALVEEARAKGIRILTGSAVVEARGSKRVTGARVAAIDVRAHKVTSPGEWLDCDLVATSGGYSPVVHLASHLGGKPIWREDILGFVPGEAPQKRVCVGGVNGVYSLGDTLADGFEGGVRAASEAGFKAVEGVLPKALSRHEEPTLALFQVPHEKSTARAPKQFVDLQNDVTAAAIELATREGFESVEHVKRYTALGFGTDQGKLGNVNGLAIAARSLNVSIPQMGTTMFRPNYTPVTFGAVAGRHCGHIFEPVRFTALHAWHVKNGAEFEDVGQWKRPWYFPKNGEDLHAAVKRECKAVRDSVGLLDASTLGKIDIQGPDAREFLNRVYTNAWTKLDVGKARYGLMCKEDGMVFDDGVTACLADNHFLMTTTTGGAARVLQWLEIYHQTEWPDLKVYFTSVTDHWATMTLSGPNSRKLLSDVTDIDLDKDAFPFMTWKEGLVGGVPARVFRISFTGELSYEINVQADYAMGVLEQIVEAGKKYNLTPYGTETMHVLRAEKGFIIVGQDTDSSMTPDDLNMGWCVGRTKPFSWIGWRGMNREDCVREDRKQLVGLKPIDPNVWLPEGAQLVFNTKQAIPMTMVGHVTSSYAHNSLGYSFAMGVVKGGLKRMGERVFAPLADGSVIEAEIVSSVFFDPKGDRQNI; this comes from the coding sequence ATGAGCCAGATCAATCGCCTGTCCAACGGCGGACGGATCGACCGCAACAAAGTGCTGAGCTTTACCTTCAACGGCCAGACCTACAAAGGCTTTGAGGGCGATTCCCTGGCCGCGGCATTGCTGGCCAACGGCGTCGACATCATTGGTCGCAGCTTCAAGTATTCCCGCCCGCGCGGCATCTTCGCCGCCGGCGCCGAAGAGCCGAACGCGGTGCTGCAGATCGGTGCTACCGAAGCCACGCAGATCCCTAACGTGCGCGCCACGCAACAGGCGCTGTATCAAGGTTTGGTCGCCACCAGCACCAACGGCTGGCCGAACGTGAACAACGACATGATGGGCATTCTCGGCAAGGTCGGCGGCAAGCTGATGCCGCCGGGTTTCTACTACAAAACCTTCATGTACCCGCAATCGTTCTGGATGACTTACGAGAAGTACATCCGTAAGGCCGCAGGGTTAGGTCGCTCGCCGACCGAGAACGATCCGGACACCTACGACTACATGAACCGTCACTGCGACGTGCTGATTGTCGGCGCCGGCCCTGCCGGCCTGGCCGCCGCATTGGCCGCAGCCCGCAGCGGTGCACGGGTGATTTTGGCTGATGAGCAGGAAGAGTTCGGCGGCAGCCTGCTCGACTCCCGCGAGAGCCTGGACGGCAAGCCAGCAACCGAATGGGTAGCCTCTGTTGTCGCTGAACTCAAGTCGATGCCCGACGTGGTGCTGCTGCCTCGCGCCACGGTGAACGGTTACCACGACCATAACTTCCTGACCATTCACGAGCGCCTCACCGACCACCTCGGTGACCGTGCGCCGATTGGCCAGGTCCGCCAGCGCATCAACCGTGTCCGCGCCAAGCGCGTGGTGCTGGCGACCGGTGCCTGCGAACGGCCACTGGTCTACGGCAACAACGACGTGCCGGGCAACATGCTGGCCGGCGCGGTGTCCACCTACGTGCGCCGCTACGGCGTGGCACCGGGCAAGAAACTGGTGTTGAGCACCAACAACGACCACGCCTATCGCGTAGCCCTGGACTGGATCGACGCCAGCCTGCAAGTGGTGGCTATCGCCGACGCCCGCACCAACCCTCGTGGTGCGCTGGTAGAAGAGGCGCGTGCCAAAGGCATTCGCATCCTCACCGGCAGCGCCGTGGTCGAGGCCCGTGGCAGCAAGCGCGTCACCGGGGCACGTGTTGCCGCGATCGACGTCCGTGCCCATAAAGTCACCAGCCCTGGCGAATGGCTGGACTGCGACCTGGTGGCCACTTCCGGCGGCTACAGCCCGGTGGTTCACCTGGCTTCGCACTTGGGCGGCAAGCCGATCTGGCGTGAAGACATCCTCGGTTTCGTACCGGGCGAGGCACCGCAGAAACGTGTGTGCGTGGGCGGCGTGAATGGCGTCTACAGCCTCGGCGATACCTTGGCCGATGGCTTCGAGGGCGGCGTGCGCGCGGCCAGTGAAGCCGGCTTCAAAGCGGTGGAGGGCGTGTTGCCCAAAGCCCTGAGCCGTCATGAAGAACCGACCCTGGCGCTGTTCCAGGTGCCGCACGAAAAATCCACCGCACGGGCGCCGAAGCAATTCGTCGACCTGCAGAATGACGTCACCGCCGCCGCCATCGAACTCGCCACCCGCGAAGGCTTCGAGTCGGTGGAGCACGTCAAGCGCTACACCGCACTGGGCTTCGGCACCGACCAGGGCAAGCTGGGCAACGTCAACGGCCTGGCCATCGCGGCCCGCTCGCTGAACGTGAGCATCCCGCAGATGGGCACCACCATGTTCCGCCCGAACTACACGCCAGTGACTTTCGGCGCCGTAGCCGGCCGGCACTGTGGGCACATCTTCGAACCGGTGCGCTTCACCGCGCTGCATGCCTGGCATGTAAAAAACGGTGCTGAATTCGAAGACGTCGGCCAATGGAAGCGCCCATGGTACTTCCCAAAGAATGGCGAAGACCTGCACGCTGCGGTCAAGCGCGAATGCAAGGCCGTGCGCGACAGCGTCGGCCTGCTGGACGCCTCGACCCTGGGCAAGATCGACATCCAGGGCCCGGATGCCCGCGAGTTCCTCAACCGCGTCTACACCAACGCCTGGACCAAGCTCGACGTGGGCAAGGCCCGCTACGGCCTGATGTGCAAGGAAGACGGCATGGTCTTCGACGACGGCGTAACGGCCTGTCTGGCGGACAACCACTTCCTGATGACCACCACCACTGGCGGCGCGGCGCGCGTGCTGCAATGGCTGGAGATCTATCACCAGACCGAATGGCCGGACCTGAAGGTGTACTTCACCTCGGTCACCGACCACTGGGCGACCATGACCCTGTCGGGCCCCAACAGCCGCAAGCTGCTGAGCGACGTCACCGACATCGACCTGGACAAGGACGCTTTCCCGTTCATGACCTGGAAGGAAGGCCTGGTGGGCGGCGTGCCGGCGCGGGTGTTCCGGATCTCGTTCACCGGTGAGCTGTCGTACGAAATCAACGTACAGGCCGACTACGCCATGGGCGTGCTCGAGCAGATCGTCGAGGCGGGTAAGAAATACAACCTGACCCCGTACGGCACCGAGACCATGCACGTACTGCGGGCCGAGAAGGGCTTCATCATCGTCGGCCAGGACACCGACAGCTCGATGACCCCGGACGACTTGAACATGGGCTGGTGCGTAGGCCGCACCAAACCTTTCTCGTGGATCGGCTGGCGTGGCATGAATCGCGAAGACTGTGTGCGTGAGGACCGCAAGCAACTGGTGGGCCTCAAGCCGATCGACCCGAATGTCTGGCTGCCGGAAGGCGCGCAACTGGTGTTCAACACCAAGCAGGCGATCCCGATGACCATGGTCGGCCACGTGACCTCCAGCTATGCCCACAACTCCCTGGGTTATTCATTTGCCATGGGTGTGGTCAAGGGCGGCCTCAAGCGGATGGGCGAGCGAGTGTTCGCGCCATTGGCCGATGGCAGCGTGATCGAGGCAGAGATTGTTTCTTCGGTGTTCTTCGATCCGAAGGGGGATCGGCAGAATATTTAG